One segment of Micromonospora parathelypteridis DNA contains the following:
- a CDS encoding M1 family metallopeptidase, which produces MVLTGRTPAGSRVAATVALTCVIGLIAAGCTGDDGGGFRPGAADVGDPYVPGRGNGGYDVTHYGLDVRYDPSTDRLTGRAVITATATQDLSRFNLDLAGLDVGAVTVGDARADHRRGDGELVVTPRDGLPRGRQFTVTVDYGGVPTPVADGALGSGGFLHTADGAVALGQPDSAATWFPVNDHPSDKATYDLAVTVPDGLAALSNGVPGPKSSADGWTTWRWSERAPMASYLSTLVIGNYRVVVGTHAGRPMVTAVAASLPPAGGAATSLARTGAIVDFLASRFGPYPFDSYGGIAIADDRIGYALETQSRPVYGPAFFTDDRPNLSVVAHELAHQWFGDSVSVGRWSDIWLNEGFASYAEWLWEEHDGGRTAQRNFELQYATTDWSQPSVEPGREGMFGAAVYKRGALAVHALRRTVGDDMFFRILRTWTAERAGGNATTSDLVALAERVAGRQLRPLFDAWLVGGSAPTLP; this is translated from the coding sequence ATGGTCCTGACCGGACGGACGCCGGCCGGCAGTCGGGTCGCCGCCACCGTCGCGCTGACCTGCGTCATCGGATTGATCGCCGCCGGTTGTACGGGCGATGACGGCGGCGGCTTCCGGCCCGGCGCGGCCGACGTCGGCGACCCGTACGTGCCGGGGCGCGGCAACGGCGGCTACGACGTCACGCACTATGGCCTCGACGTCCGCTACGACCCGTCGACGGATCGGCTGACCGGTCGAGCCGTCATCACCGCCACGGCCACTCAGGACCTGTCTCGCTTCAACCTGGACCTGGCCGGCCTGGACGTCGGCGCTGTCACCGTGGGGGACGCGCGGGCCGACCACCGTCGCGGCGACGGCGAGTTGGTGGTGACCCCGCGCGACGGGCTCCCGCGCGGTCGGCAGTTCACCGTGACGGTCGACTACGGGGGTGTGCCGACACCCGTCGCCGACGGGGCGCTGGGCAGCGGAGGCTTCCTGCACACCGCCGACGGCGCGGTCGCGCTCGGCCAACCCGACTCGGCCGCCACCTGGTTCCCGGTCAACGACCACCCCTCGGACAAGGCGACCTACGACCTGGCGGTGACCGTCCCGGACGGCCTGGCCGCGCTGAGCAACGGAGTGCCCGGCCCGAAGAGCAGCGCCGACGGCTGGACCACCTGGCGCTGGTCGGAGCGCGCCCCGATGGCCAGCTACCTGAGCACACTGGTGATCGGCAACTACCGGGTGGTGGTTGGCACCCACGCCGGCCGGCCGATGGTCACCGCGGTGGCGGCGAGCCTGCCGCCGGCCGGTGGCGCGGCCACCTCACTGGCCCGCACCGGTGCGATCGTCGACTTCCTGGCCAGCCGCTTCGGCCCGTACCCGTTCGACTCGTACGGCGGGATCGCGATCGCCGACGACCGGATCGGGTACGCGCTGGAGACCCAGTCGCGCCCGGTCTACGGGCCGGCCTTCTTCACCGACGACCGGCCCAACCTGAGCGTCGTCGCGCACGAGCTGGCCCACCAGTGGTTCGGCGACAGCGTGTCGGTGGGCAGGTGGAGCGACATCTGGCTCAACGAGGGCTTCGCCAGCTACGCCGAGTGGCTGTGGGAGGAGCACGACGGCGGCCGGACCGCCCAGCGCAACTTCGAACTCCAGTACGCGACGACCGACTGGTCGCAGCCGTCGGTCGAGCCGGGCCGGGAGGGGATGTTCGGCGCGGCCGTCTACAAGCGGGGGGCGCTCGCCGTGCACGCGTTGCGACGGACCGTCGGTGACGACATGTTCTTCCGGATCCTGCGTACCTGGACCGCCGAGCGGGCGGGGGGTAACGCGACCACCTCGGACCTCGTCGCGCTGGCCGAGCGGGTGGCGGGTCGACAGCTGCGGCCGCTCTTCGACGCCTGGTTGGTGGGTGGGTCGGCGCCCACACTGCCCTGA
- a CDS encoding sugar phosphate isomerase/epimerase family protein, whose protein sequence is MPDHTTPDASPTGRLSRRSLLAASAGAAAAIGAAGLPVLATGTPALANPKKASRLRVEPLIPAKNRGIILYSVRDRITAAPDDSGVPYGFERVLARLAEIGYKEIEFAGYTQSTEILGRQITPAEIRKILDDNGLVANGTHASIQPATFQQQLDIAEELGMKNIGTGSDPTSSAYKAEWDAAADIWNELGRQARARGMRLYTHNHDTAYSFLIDRGPRDAQGRQTRSSGIRRLEYFFEITDPRYVFFELDIYWAYVARYKHQKYVNPTGQEVTDLFDPILTVAERTTRFPLFHAKDGDRDTSVPNGHQMTPLGEGDLNFQQFFQTIGERNFHHANWEMDTAPGGTENRGQSLDFAATSYRNMSDLTIYVDK, encoded by the coding sequence ATGCCCGACCACACCACCCCCGACGCCTCCCCCACCGGCCGGCTCAGCCGCCGGTCCCTGCTCGCGGCCTCGGCCGGCGCCGCCGCCGCGATCGGCGCGGCCGGCCTGCCGGTCCTCGCCACCGGCACTCCCGCGCTCGCCAACCCCAAGAAGGCGAGCAGGCTGCGGGTCGAGCCGCTGATCCCGGCCAAGAACCGCGGCATCATCCTCTACAGCGTCCGCGACCGGATCACCGCCGCGCCGGACGACAGCGGGGTGCCGTACGGCTTCGAGCGCGTCCTCGCCCGGCTCGCCGAGATCGGCTACAAGGAGATCGAGTTCGCCGGCTACACCCAGAGCACCGAGATCCTCGGCCGGCAGATCACCCCAGCCGAGATCCGCAAGATCCTCGACGACAACGGTCTGGTCGCCAACGGCACCCACGCCTCCATCCAGCCGGCCACCTTCCAGCAACAGCTCGACATCGCCGAGGAACTCGGCATGAAGAACATCGGCACCGGCAGCGATCCGACCAGCAGCGCGTACAAGGCCGAGTGGGACGCCGCCGCGGACATCTGGAACGAGCTGGGCCGACAGGCCCGGGCCCGGGGCATGCGGCTCTACACGCACAACCACGACACCGCGTACAGCTTCCTGATCGACCGGGGCCCGCGCGACGCGCAGGGCCGACAGACCCGGTCCTCCGGCATCCGCCGGCTGGAGTACTTCTTCGAGATCACCGACCCGCGGTACGTCTTCTTCGAACTCGACATCTACTGGGCCTACGTCGCCCGTTACAAGCACCAGAAGTACGTCAACCCGACCGGCCAGGAGGTGACCGACCTGTTCGACCCGATCCTCACCGTGGCCGAGCGGACCACCCGGTTCCCGCTCTTCCACGCCAAGGACGGCGACCGGGACACCAGCGTGCCCAACGGTCACCAGATGACCCCGCTGGGCGAGGGCGACCTCAACTTCCAGCAGTTCTTCCAGACCATCGGCGAGCGCAACTTCCACCACGCCAACTGGGAGATGGACACCGCCCCCGGCGGCACCGAGAACAGGGGACAGTCGCTCGACTTCGCGGCGACCAGCTACCGCAACATGTCCGACCTGACCATCTACGTCGACAAGTGA